A stretch of the Phycodurus eques isolate BA_2022a chromosome 15, UOR_Pequ_1.1, whole genome shotgun sequence genome encodes the following:
- the rgs3a gene encoding regulator of G-protein signaling 3a isoform X10, whose amino-acid sequence MAKDMKNRLAFLRRRNESPGSNPAGKLDKTMKSVKPTPEDALKWGDSLDKLLAHKYGLAAFRAFLRTEFSEENLEFWLACEEYKKIKSQSKMASKAKKIFAEYIAIQSCKEVNLDSYTRDHTKDNLQNVTRSCFELAQRRIYGLMEKDSYPRFLRSELYLDLINQKKASSTSTSSSS is encoded by the exons AT GGCCAAAGACATGAAGAACCGCTTGGCTTTCCTACGGCGGAGGAACGAATCTCCGGGAAGCAACCCAGCCGGAAAGTTGGACAAAACCATGAAGTCAGTCAA GCCCACCCCGGAGGATGCGCTCAAGTGGGGGGACTCCCTTGACAAGCTGCTGGCACACAAAT ATGGTCTGGCAGCCTTCAGAGCATTCTTGCGCACCGAGTTCAGCGAGGAGAATCTGGAATTTTGGCTGGCGTGCGAGGAGTACAAAAAGATTAAGTCGCAGTCCAAGATGGCCTCAAAAGCAAAGAAGATCTTTGCAGAATACATCGCCATCCAGTCTTGTAAAGAG GTGAACCTGGACTCGTACACTCGGGATCACACAAAGGACAACCTGCAGAATGTGACGCGCTCCTGCTTTGAGCTGGCGCAAAGGCGGATATATGGGCTAATGGAGAAAGACTCATACCCTCGCTTCCTGCGCTCAGAACTCTACTTGGACTTGATCAACCAAAAAAAGGCCAGCTCCACTTCGACGTCCTCTTCATCATAA
- the rgs3a gene encoding regulator of G-protein signaling 3a isoform X9 yields MEAPCISSACSSLGGRAKDMKNRLAFLRRRNESPGSNPAGKLDKTMKSVKPTPEDALKWGDSLDKLLAHKYGLAAFRAFLRTEFSEENLEFWLACEEYKKIKSQSKMASKAKKIFAEYIAIQSCKEVNLDSYTRDHTKDNLQNVTRSCFELAQRRIYGLMEKDSYPRFLRSELYLDLINQKKASSTSTSSSS; encoded by the exons GGCCAAAGACATGAAGAACCGCTTGGCTTTCCTACGGCGGAGGAACGAATCTCCGGGAAGCAACCCAGCCGGAAAGTTGGACAAAACCATGAAGTCAGTCAA GCCCACCCCGGAGGATGCGCTCAAGTGGGGGGACTCCCTTGACAAGCTGCTGGCACACAAAT ATGGTCTGGCAGCCTTCAGAGCATTCTTGCGCACCGAGTTCAGCGAGGAGAATCTGGAATTTTGGCTGGCGTGCGAGGAGTACAAAAAGATTAAGTCGCAGTCCAAGATGGCCTCAAAAGCAAAGAAGATCTTTGCAGAATACATCGCCATCCAGTCTTGTAAAGAG GTGAACCTGGACTCGTACACTCGGGATCACACAAAGGACAACCTGCAGAATGTGACGCGCTCCTGCTTTGAGCTGGCGCAAAGGCGGATATATGGGCTAATGGAGAAAGACTCATACCCTCGCTTCCTGCGCTCAGAACTCTACTTGGACTTGATCAACCAAAAAAAGGCCAGCTCCACTTCGACGTCCTCTTCATCATAA
- the rgs3a gene encoding regulator of G-protein signaling 3a isoform X11, protein MKNRLAFLRRRNESPGSNPAGKLDKTMKSVKPTPEDALKWGDSLDKLLAHKYGLAAFRAFLRTEFSEENLEFWLACEEYKKIKSQSKMASKAKKIFAEYIAIQSCKEVNLDSYTRDHTKDNLQNVTRSCFELAQRRIYGLMEKDSYPRFLRSELYLDLINQKKASSTSTSSSS, encoded by the exons ATGAAGAACCGCTTGGCTTTCCTACGGCGGAGGAACGAATCTCCGGGAAGCAACCCAGCCGGAAAGTTGGACAAAACCATGAAGTCAGTCAA GCCCACCCCGGAGGATGCGCTCAAGTGGGGGGACTCCCTTGACAAGCTGCTGGCACACAAAT ATGGTCTGGCAGCCTTCAGAGCATTCTTGCGCACCGAGTTCAGCGAGGAGAATCTGGAATTTTGGCTGGCGTGCGAGGAGTACAAAAAGATTAAGTCGCAGTCCAAGATGGCCTCAAAAGCAAAGAAGATCTTTGCAGAATACATCGCCATCCAGTCTTGTAAAGAG GTGAACCTGGACTCGTACACTCGGGATCACACAAAGGACAACCTGCAGAATGTGACGCGCTCCTGCTTTGAGCTGGCGCAAAGGCGGATATATGGGCTAATGGAGAAAGACTCATACCCTCGCTTCCTGCGCTCAGAACTCTACTTGGACTTGATCAACCAAAAAAAGGCCAGCTCCACTTCGACGTCCTCTTCATCATAA